A stretch of Desulfotalea psychrophila LSv54 DNA encodes these proteins:
- a CDS encoding putative sulfate/molybdate transporter, translating to MSHRFAYNRMELAGSLGDLGTLLPITIAMILVVGLHPTGIFISIGLFYILSGSYFGITVPVQPMKVVGAYAIATGMQPSQLVASTLLMGVLLLIIGATGAIETIRRQTDTSVIRGIQLSTGVMLMTGGVKFIMGTSNLQIMQNAVEPSLILQAIGPIPISIILGILASLITFLLLDSRRFPAALMVILAGFTTGITLGRGIDIGVGNLGFHLPQILPFGIPALPDFTFALFILVLPQLPMTLGNAVLAYTDLSHKYFGEKAARVSNRKVCISMGLANVLSFFVGGMPLCHGAGGLAAHYRFGARTAGSNIFIGLFFLLVAIIFGDKSVQLLNLLPLSILGALLLFAGVQLALTIMDLKRREDYFVATIMLGITLASNLAAGFIAGIIIAKCLKWERFSI from the coding sequence ATGAGCCATCGTTTCGCCTATAATCGAATGGAACTTGCCGGATCCCTTGGCGACCTTGGCACCCTCCTCCCCATTACCATTGCCATGATTCTGGTGGTGGGCCTTCATCCCACCGGCATCTTTATCAGCATTGGCCTCTTCTACATTCTCTCCGGCAGCTATTTCGGTATCACCGTCCCCGTCCAGCCGATGAAGGTCGTCGGTGCCTATGCCATAGCAACGGGAATGCAGCCCTCTCAACTTGTAGCCTCAACCCTGCTCATGGGAGTTTTACTGCTCATTATAGGGGCAACAGGGGCAATTGAGACGATTCGCAGACAAACTGACACCTCCGTTATTCGCGGTATCCAGCTCTCGACGGGCGTAATGCTGATGACGGGGGGAGTGAAGTTTATCATGGGCACCTCAAACCTGCAGATAATGCAAAATGCAGTGGAACCATCCCTGATCCTCCAGGCTATTGGCCCCATCCCCATCTCCATCATCCTGGGAATTCTGGCCTCCCTTATAACATTCCTTCTCCTTGACAGTAGACGATTCCCTGCCGCCCTGATGGTCATCCTGGCAGGCTTTACCACAGGCATAACCCTGGGAAGGGGCATTGACATAGGGGTAGGCAATCTTGGTTTCCACCTTCCCCAGATACTGCCCTTTGGCATTCCTGCCCTGCCAGATTTCACCTTTGCCCTCTTTATCCTAGTCCTGCCGCAACTGCCCATGACTCTGGGCAATGCTGTTCTTGCCTATACGGATCTCTCCCATAAATATTTCGGTGAAAAGGCCGCGCGAGTCAGCAACAGAAAGGTCTGCATCAGCATGGGACTTGCCAATGTACTCAGTTTTTTTGTAGGTGGAATGCCGCTCTGTCACGGAGCGGGAGGACTTGCTGCTCACTATCGTTTTGGGGCAAGAACGGCGGGATCCAATATATTTATCGGACTGTTCTTTCTTCTGGTGGCAATTATCTTTGGCGATAAGAGCGTCCAACTATTGAATCTCTTACCACTTTCAATACTTGGTGCCCTCCTGCTCTTTGCCGGGGTACAACTGGCGCTGACCATCATGGATCTGAAACGACGAGAGGACTATTTTGTGGCTACCATAATGCTTGGCATAACCCTAGCCAGCAATCTTGCCGCAGGCTTTATCGCCGGCATCATTATCGCAAAATGTCTCAAATGGGAGAGGTTTTCTATCTAG
- a CDS encoding TIGR03905 family TSCPD domain-containing protein, whose amino-acid sequence MQRVKPKGVCAKEIEFDVKDGCLTGLRFFGGCPGNLKAIGILLEGMPVTEVIAKLQGITCGNKPTSCADQLCQALLHMTDDKSCACVEQFPGELIQMAL is encoded by the coding sequence GTGCAAAGAGTTAAACCAAAGGGCGTTTGTGCCAAAGAGATAGAGTTTGATGTAAAAGATGGTTGTTTAACAGGACTACGGTTTTTTGGTGGTTGTCCTGGTAATTTAAAGGCTATTGGGATTTTGCTTGAAGGTATGCCGGTCACTGAAGTTATTGCTAAGTTACAGGGGATCACCTGTGGCAATAAGCCTACCTCCTGTGCGGATCAACTCTGTCAGGCCTTGCTCCATATGACGGATGATAAGTCTTGCGCCTGTGTAGAACAGTTCCCAGGGGAATTGATTCAGATGGCTCTATGA
- a CDS encoding DMT family transporter yields the protein MKLIFNSKYTPVIAIFVAMIIWASSFIALKIAFRSYHPMVVIFGRMLIATLCFMVFYKYVFKGFKYHKGDYKPLLFMAFCEPCLYFIFEAIALKNTSASQAGVITATAPIFILAAASLFLKEKYNLQSWLGALAALAGVCWITLASATSESAPNPIFGNFCEVLAMACATGYTVCLKSLTKRYSPLFLTSTQALMGTFFYLPMLFLPFVEMPTEYVALPSFAIIYLGAVVSLIAYGLYNYALAHMPAAQGASYINLIPIFSVAMAWLFLGETLNLSQGFAAALIIASVWVSQKGMAKAHDEKHSLKNK from the coding sequence ATGAAACTGATCTTTAACAGTAAATATACACCCGTTATTGCCATTTTTGTTGCCATGATTATCTGGGCAAGCTCCTTTATCGCCCTAAAGATAGCCTTTCGTAGCTACCATCCCATGGTGGTTATCTTTGGTAGGATGCTCATCGCTACCCTCTGCTTCATGGTCTTTTATAAGTATGTCTTCAAGGGATTCAAATACCATAAGGGTGACTATAAGCCTCTCCTCTTTATGGCCTTTTGTGAGCCCTGCCTCTACTTTATTTTCGAGGCTATTGCCCTTAAGAACACCTCCGCCTCACAGGCCGGAGTTATCACCGCCACCGCCCCTATCTTTATTCTGGCAGCAGCCTCTCTCTTCTTAAAAGAAAAATACAACCTGCAATCGTGGCTCGGTGCCCTTGCAGCCCTTGCAGGTGTCTGCTGGATAACCCTTGCCTCGGCAACAAGTGAGAGTGCTCCCAACCCCATATTTGGTAACTTCTGTGAAGTTTTAGCCATGGCCTGTGCCACCGGCTATACGGTCTGCCTTAAATCCCTGACCAAGAGATACTCCCCCCTGTTCCTTACCTCAACCCAAGCACTTATGGGGACATTCTTTTATCTTCCCATGCTCTTTCTCCCCTTTGTAGAAATGCCCACCGAGTATGTAGCACTGCCCTCATTTGCCATCATCTATCTCGGGGCAGTGGTGAGCCTCATCGCCTACGGGCTTTACAACTATGCACTTGCGCATATGCCGGCTGCCCAGGGCGCCTCCTATATCAACCTTATTCCCATCTTTTCCGTGGCCATGGCTTGGCTCTTTCTTGGCGAAACCCTTAACCTCAGCCAGGGCTTTGCCGCAGCACTCATTATTGCCAGCGTATGGGTCAGCCAAAAGGGCATGGCAAAAGCCCATGACGAAAAGCACTCTCTGAAAAATAAATAG
- a CDS encoding endonuclease, whose translation MNILLLTLTILLCSGQASAHNTKISSFATAKRTLLQKVYYDHRQTIYCGATFSRDKNVQPPLGFHTLKHKKRAGRIEWEHVVPAENFGKSFSEWREGSAVCRDSKGRSFKGRRCAQKANRTYRYMQADMYNLYPAIGAVNAMRSNYNFTMLAGKGTSSFGSCQMIIAKRKAQPPEEARGRIARTYKYMEWAYPQYSMSRQQQKLSRAWDRQYPVSNWECTRAERIEKIQGNRNPFVAKACQKLYATSEALRK comes from the coding sequence ATGAACATACTCCTTCTCACCCTGACCATACTTCTCTGCTCGGGGCAGGCATCTGCCCACAACACCAAGATCTCCTCCTTTGCAACGGCCAAGAGGACCCTGCTCCAGAAGGTCTACTACGATCACCGTCAGACCATCTACTGCGGGGCAACCTTTTCCCGCGACAAAAATGTTCAGCCCCCCCTGGGCTTTCACACCCTGAAACACAAAAAGAGAGCTGGCAGAATTGAGTGGGAACACGTTGTTCCCGCCGAGAACTTTGGCAAGAGCTTCAGTGAATGGCGAGAGGGAAGTGCGGTCTGCAGGGACAGCAAGGGACGTAGCTTTAAGGGACGAAGATGCGCCCAAAAGGCCAATAGAACATATAGGTATATGCAGGCAGATATGTATAACCTCTACCCTGCCATTGGTGCGGTGAACGCAATGCGGAGCAACTACAACTTCACCATGCTGGCCGGGAAGGGTACAAGCTCCTTTGGTAGCTGCCAGATGATTATAGCAAAGAGAAAAGCTCAACCGCCCGAAGAGGCACGGGGAAGAATTGCACGAACCTATAAGTATATGGAGTGGGCCTACCCACAGTACTCCATGAGCCGGCAACAACAAAAGTTAAGCAGAGCCTGGGACAGGCAATATCCCGTCTCCAACTGGGAGTGCACCAGAGCAGAGCGCATAGAGAAGATTCAGGGTAACAGAAACCCCTTTGTCGCCAAGGCCTGCCAGAAGCTCTATGCCACCAGCGAGGCATTAAGGAAGTAA
- a CDS encoding CHASE3 domain-containing protein, protein MVGPDFRGLVNGFNGYLKEKAMKFSDLKLKSKMFLGNAISLVLVVVLGLITYSTADNLLKTGESVNHSHEVVEHAMDILAAAVDMETGMRGYLLSGKEDFLSPYTNGYKTFKNEVGDLTELVSDNPAQVTRLTEVEQNIGEWVKKVTEPTIQLRREIGNSKNMDDMADLVSESRGKVYFDKFRAQIATFIEREETLLAKREKKFQATNSYGKGNDSAKWVNHTQIVIKEAMNIEAAAVNMETGMRGYLLAGKEEFLDPYKNGTQSFNERLTSLKGTVSDNPVQVRLLSEIQENINGWKNNVTEPAIALRRVIGDAQTMNDMAKIVGEARGKVYFDKFRSQIATFIDIELSLMEVRRQNASDTAVNAKIMIILGTMIIIVISLVASAIITGAITRPINRAVELANAVAQGDMTQRLKVKTKDEVGALSKSLDKIAEDLGRMLQQVQVGTNVLTDSSAKLSSVSTDLSQTSDSTSQHANAVASASEELGANMSSVSAAMEQSSTNVGMVATAAEEMSATVNEIALNAAQAKTISENAVEQSQKISSKIIVLGKAADKIGRVTETITEISEQTNLLALNATIEAARAGEAGKGFAVVANEIKELAKQTAGATVDIKNQIDEMQGTTDDTIADIKNISDVIEQINDVITTIATAVEQQSAATSEISENVAQASTGIKEVNDNVSQSSVAVRDVNRDITEISNESNEMNNISQNVNENAIELSKLAKELTGLVSQFKVG, encoded by the coding sequence ATGGTCGGCCCCGATTTTAGAGGGCTGGTAAACGGCTTTAATGGATATCTTAAGGAGAAGGCAATGAAGTTTAGTGATTTAAAATTGAAAAGTAAGATGTTTTTGGGGAATGCAATTTCTTTGGTTTTGGTGGTTGTTTTAGGTCTTATCACGTATAGCACGGCTGATAATTTACTAAAAACCGGAGAGAGCGTCAATCATAGTCATGAAGTAGTTGAACACGCCATGGATATTCTTGCCGCTGCGGTGGATATGGAAACAGGAATGAGGGGATATCTTCTTTCTGGCAAGGAAGATTTCTTGAGTCCTTATACGAATGGATACAAAACTTTCAAAAATGAGGTTGGTGATCTGACAGAATTAGTCAGTGACAACCCAGCCCAAGTGACACGACTCACTGAAGTTGAGCAAAATATAGGTGAGTGGGTAAAAAAAGTCACAGAACCCACTATCCAGCTCCGCCGTGAAATTGGTAATTCGAAAAACATGGATGACATGGCTGATCTGGTCAGTGAGTCCCGTGGAAAAGTCTATTTTGACAAATTCCGTGCTCAAATTGCCACCTTTATTGAACGTGAAGAAACACTTCTTGCAAAGCGAGAAAAGAAATTTCAAGCAACAAATTCTTACGGCAAGGGTAACGATTCTGCAAAATGGGTTAATCATACTCAAATCGTTATCAAAGAAGCAATGAATATAGAAGCTGCGGCTGTAAATATGGAAACAGGAATGCGCGGTTATCTTCTTGCGGGTAAAGAAGAATTTCTGGATCCGTATAAAAATGGGACTCAATCCTTTAATGAAAGACTGACAAGTCTTAAGGGAACCGTGAGCGACAATCCCGTTCAGGTAAGGCTGTTGAGCGAAATTCAAGAGAATATTAATGGTTGGAAAAATAATGTGACGGAACCTGCTATAGCGCTTCGCAGGGTGATAGGTGATGCACAAACCATGAATGATATGGCTAAGATTGTCGGTGAGGCTCGTGGAAAGGTTTATTTTGATAAATTCCGCAGCCAAATCGCAACTTTTATAGACATTGAGCTGTCACTTATGGAAGTTCGCCGCCAGAATGCCTCTGATACAGCAGTAAATGCTAAAATTATGATTATTCTAGGCACCATGATAATCATAGTCATTTCACTTGTCGCCTCAGCAATAATTACCGGAGCAATCACCAGGCCTATAAACCGAGCTGTGGAATTAGCCAACGCTGTTGCTCAAGGGGATATGACCCAACGGCTCAAGGTTAAAACAAAAGACGAGGTAGGGGCCCTTTCAAAGTCTCTTGATAAAATTGCCGAAGATCTTGGCCGCATGCTCCAGCAAGTTCAGGTAGGTACTAATGTTCTTACCGATTCCTCAGCCAAGCTTTCCAGCGTATCGACTGATCTTTCACAGACCTCGGATAGCACCTCTCAACATGCTAATGCCGTTGCATCTGCATCGGAAGAGTTAGGGGCAAACATGAGTTCAGTCTCCGCTGCCATGGAACAATCTTCAACTAATGTTGGTATGGTTGCTACCGCAGCTGAAGAGATGTCAGCAACAGTCAACGAGATAGCACTCAACGCAGCGCAGGCCAAAACAATCTCTGAAAATGCAGTAGAACAATCACAAAAAATCTCAAGTAAAATAATTGTACTCGGTAAAGCTGCGGATAAAATTGGTCGAGTAACAGAGACAATTACAGAAATTTCAGAACAGACAAATCTTCTTGCTCTCAACGCAACTATCGAGGCAGCCAGGGCGGGTGAAGCTGGCAAAGGTTTTGCGGTTGTTGCCAATGAAATAAAGGAACTTGCCAAGCAGACAGCAGGGGCCACAGTGGACATCAAAAACCAAATTGATGAGATGCAGGGCACCACCGACGATACCATTGCAGATATCAAAAATATATCTGATGTTATTGAACAGATTAATGACGTTATTACAACAATTGCAACCGCCGTTGAACAGCAATCGGCAGCGACCTCTGAGATTTCTGAAAATGTGGCTCAGGCATCTACTGGGATAAAAGAAGTGAATGATAATGTAAGCCAAAGTTCGGTTGCTGTTCGGGATGTTAATCGTGATATTACTGAAATCAGCAATGAGTCAAATGAAATGAATAATATCAGTCAAAATGTTAATGAAAATGCTATTGAACTCTCGAAATTGGCAAAAGAGCTGACTGGCCTGGTAAGTCAATTCAAAGTTGGCTGA
- a CDS encoding LysR family transcriptional regulator, producing the protein METSSLRIFLSVVETGSVSGAAKQLNYVQSNVTARIRQLEEELGVALFIRKSRGMSLTSEGRVLKEYAEKILYLVRQASKAVNESLDLGGELIVGSMETAAAIYLPIILSKFHKENANVNLSLLTGTSEEIILKVLEHKVDCAFVGGKVNHPDIMQYKVIEEELVLFNKKPFSSIEESKNITLLVFREGCAYRAHLKHWLSYYGIRQYKIMEFGALDTILGCVEAGMGLTILPRAVAERPQYAHFKVQNLPKEISYINTSFIYHKDTALTNAMKSFLALVEKTNFF; encoded by the coding sequence ATGGAAACAAGTTCATTACGAATTTTTCTGTCGGTAGTGGAGACTGGAAGCGTATCTGGTGCAGCAAAACAACTCAACTATGTCCAATCGAATGTGACGGCTCGAATCAGACAGTTGGAGGAAGAGTTGGGGGTGGCTCTCTTTATTAGAAAAAGCCGTGGAATGTCTCTTACCTCCGAAGGGAGAGTGTTAAAGGAATATGCTGAAAAAATCCTCTACCTGGTTCGGCAAGCATCTAAAGCTGTTAATGAATCATTGGATCTGGGAGGAGAATTAATCGTAGGAAGTATGGAGACAGCTGCAGCTATTTACTTGCCGATTATTTTGAGTAAATTTCACAAGGAGAATGCAAATGTTAACCTCTCGCTTCTTACAGGAACCTCAGAAGAAATTATTCTAAAAGTACTGGAGCATAAAGTTGATTGTGCCTTTGTGGGAGGTAAAGTCAACCATCCTGATATTATGCAGTACAAAGTCATTGAAGAAGAGCTGGTATTGTTTAACAAAAAGCCTTTCTCCTCTATTGAGGAGAGTAAGAACATCACTTTGCTCGTCTTCAGGGAAGGTTGTGCATATAGGGCTCATTTAAAACACTGGCTTTCATATTACGGTATTAGGCAATATAAGATTATGGAATTTGGTGCCTTGGATACGATTCTTGGATGTGTAGAAGCTGGCATGGGGTTAACAATACTTCCACGAGCAGTAGCAGAAAGGCCGCAGTACGCTCATTTTAAAGTCCAAAATCTTCCTAAGGAAATTTCATATATCAACACCAGTTTTATCTACCACAAGGATACCGCTTTAACCAATGCCATGAAATCCTTTTTGGCTTTGGTGGAAAAGACAAATTTTTTTTAA
- a CDS encoding antibiotic biosynthesis monooxygenase family protein → MIAVIFEVYPTETGKKKYLELATSLKEELPKFKGLLSMERFQSLIEEKKILSLSLWEDEMAVEEWRTYMAHRLDQQRGKNELFSKYRIRVCSVVRDYSESERKQAPLDSNDFHS, encoded by the coding sequence ATGATTGCAGTGATATTTGAAGTTTACCCAACAGAAACCGGAAAGAAAAAGTATCTTGAATTAGCCACATCACTTAAAGAAGAACTCCCAAAATTTAAAGGGCTACTGTCCATGGAGAGATTCCAGAGTCTTATTGAAGAGAAGAAAATTCTCTCTCTCTCCTTATGGGAAGATGAAATGGCCGTAGAGGAGTGGAGAACTTATATGGCTCATAGATTGGATCAACAAAGAGGGAAAAACGAACTTTTTTCAAAATACCGAATACGGGTTTGTTCCGTTGTACGTGATTACAGCGAAAGTGAAAGAAAACAGGCACCCTTAGATTCCAATGATTTTCATTCCTAA
- the lipA gene encoding lipoyl synthase, with translation MACSHQKNEQMRVGKPKWLRRSLPTGPEYEKIRTLLKGSGLTTVCQEAQCPNQFECYSKGTATFMIMGDHCTRNCRFCAVAHGPKALPDEDEAERVADAVSLLGLRYAVITSVTRDDLADGGASCFVRVIEAIRKKNPKTLIEVLIPDLAGNWGALQTILDARPDVLNHNIETVPRLYSVARPGAEYRRSLELLREVRRRAPQMVTKTGMMLGLGEETEELYATWQDLRESDCDILTMGQYLQPTVDHLLVQRFVEPTEFDRLGDVALAKDFLAVASGPFVRSSYEAEKLFRKAELARK, from the coding sequence ATGGCTTGTTCCCATCAGAAGAATGAGCAGATGCGCGTTGGTAAACCAAAATGGCTTCGTCGCAGTCTGCCTACCGGTCCTGAATACGAAAAAATCAGAACATTGCTCAAGGGCAGTGGTTTGACCACCGTATGTCAGGAGGCGCAGTGCCCCAATCAATTTGAATGTTACTCCAAGGGAACGGCAACATTTATGATTATGGGCGATCACTGTACCCGTAACTGCCGTTTTTGTGCCGTGGCCCATGGACCCAAGGCCCTGCCCGATGAGGATGAGGCAGAGCGGGTGGCGGATGCGGTCTCTCTCTTGGGCCTGCGCTATGCCGTTATCACCTCGGTGACCCGGGATGATCTGGCCGATGGTGGAGCATCCTGTTTTGTCAGGGTCATAGAGGCCATCCGCAAGAAAAACCCCAAGACCTTGATTGAGGTGCTGATTCCCGATCTTGCCGGTAATTGGGGGGCCCTGCAGACTATTCTCGATGCTCGTCCCGATGTCCTTAACCACAATATTGAAACAGTGCCCCGACTCTACTCCGTAGCCCGTCCTGGTGCTGAGTATAGACGTTCTCTGGAACTCCTGCGGGAGGTACGTCGTCGTGCCCCTCAGATGGTGACTAAGACGGGTATGATGTTGGGCCTTGGTGAAGAGACAGAAGAGCTCTATGCCACCTGGCAGGACCTGCGTGAGTCCGACTGTGATATCCTTACCATGGGCCAGTACCTGCAACCCACGGTGGATCATCTGCTGGTGCAACGTTTTGTTGAGCCGACAGAGTTTGATCGTCTGGGCGATGTGGCTCTGGCAAAAGATTTTCTGGCTGTGGCTTCCGGCCCCTTTGTCCGTAGCTCCTATGAGGCGGAGAAACTTTTTCGTAAGGCCGAGCTGGCCCGAAAATAG
- the lipB gene encoding lipoyl(octanoyl) transferase LipB, with the protein MSFLVDLGATSYIACYATQQAVVARRCSGDLDRDCFLLTEHPPVYTLGKRGGEQHLHISKEMLAQKGIDVVSIERGGEITYHGPGQLVLYPILHLRKRKMRVTEYVGLLEETMIRLAADFGVRVVRNTRNAGVWTEDGRSKIGSIGIAIRHGVSFHGFAFNLNTDLEPFSWINPCGLTGVTATSLAREAGTDFDPAEVKKRLLSIVADLFGEFTVVDSLHSVK; encoded by the coding sequence ATGTCTTTTCTTGTAGATCTTGGCGCCACCTCCTACATAGCCTGCTATGCTACTCAGCAGGCAGTGGTGGCAAGACGGTGCAGTGGTGACCTTGATCGTGACTGTTTTCTGCTTACCGAACACCCCCCCGTCTATACTCTGGGCAAGCGTGGAGGAGAGCAACATCTCCATATATCTAAAGAGATGTTAGCCCAAAAGGGGATAGATGTTGTCTCCATCGAGCGTGGTGGAGAGATTACCTACCATGGACCGGGACAGTTGGTTCTCTATCCCATTCTTCATCTGCGGAAGCGTAAAATGCGGGTGACCGAATACGTTGGCCTGTTGGAGGAGACCATGATTCGCCTGGCAGCCGACTTTGGGGTTAGGGTGGTGCGTAATACTAGAAATGCCGGGGTTTGGACCGAAGACGGTCGCTCTAAGATAGGAAGTATTGGTATTGCCATCCGCCATGGTGTCTCATTTCATGGCTTTGCCTTCAACCTCAACACCGATCTTGAGCCCTTCTCCTGGATTAATCCCTGTGGTCTTACCGGGGTGACGGCAACCAGTCTTGCCCGGGAGGCTGGAACTGATTTTGACCCTGCCGAAGTGAAAAAACGGCTCCTGTCCATTGTGGCAGATCTTTTTGGAGAGTTTACCGTGGTAGACTCTTTGCATAGTGTAAAATAA
- the gcvPB gene encoding aminomethyl-transferring glycine dehydrogenase subunit GcvPB has protein sequence MNASGNTGLILDEPLLWEKGSKGRMAFSMPENDVPAAELDPSLLGAGPDFPDLSEVDVVRHYTRLSQWNFGVDTGMYPLGSCTMKYNPKINERFAAMPEITSAHPMLEAEDCQGLLQLQYDLQEELARITGMDATTLQPAAGAQGEFTGMLAFACFHKSNGEKRSKILIPDTAHGTNPASASLCGFKPVSLKSNDTGVLDAAEVERLMDEDTAGIMLTIPNTLGIFERDIRKIADIVHAKGGLVYGDGANMNASMGMIDYKRCGVDIMHLNLHKTFSTPHGGGGPGAGAVCAVNRLLPFLPRPMVIKDGESYKLDFDRPQSLGRVHAFYGNYGVLVRTHSYIRSMGGNGLRLASQLAVLNANYIKAELRDTFHLGYETETLHECVFSDANQVEYGVTTLDMAKRLIDYGYHPPTIYFPLIVHGAIMIEPTETECKADIDLFIGAMKQVAQEAIDDADLLHSAPVNTKVGRLDETLAARKPCLRG, from the coding sequence ATGAATGCATCTGGAAATACGGGGCTAATTCTTGATGAACCCCTGTTGTGGGAAAAGGGAAGTAAGGGACGAATGGCATTTTCAATGCCTGAAAATGATGTTCCGGCAGCTGAGCTTGATCCGTCTCTGCTCGGTGCTGGACCGGACTTTCCCGATTTGAGTGAGGTGGATGTCGTTCGTCACTATACCCGTCTCTCCCAGTGGAACTTTGGCGTTGATACCGGCATGTATCCTCTTGGTTCCTGTACCATGAAGTATAATCCCAAGATCAATGAGCGTTTTGCCGCCATGCCTGAGATTACCTCGGCTCACCCAATGCTTGAAGCTGAGGATTGTCAGGGTTTGCTCCAGCTCCAGTATGATTTACAGGAGGAGCTTGCCCGCATAACAGGTATGGACGCAACCACCCTGCAACCGGCAGCGGGTGCTCAGGGAGAGTTTACCGGTATGTTGGCCTTTGCCTGCTTTCACAAGAGCAATGGCGAGAAGAGAAGCAAGATTCTTATTCCTGATACTGCTCATGGTACCAATCCTGCCAGTGCATCTCTTTGTGGATTCAAGCCTGTCTCTCTTAAGAGTAATGATACAGGTGTATTGGATGCGGCAGAGGTTGAAAGGCTCATGGATGAGGATACGGCCGGCATCATGCTGACCATTCCCAATACCCTGGGTATCTTTGAGCGTGATATTCGTAAGATTGCCGATATTGTCCATGCCAAGGGTGGCCTGGTTTACGGTGATGGCGCCAATATGAATGCCTCCATGGGAATGATAGACTATAAGAGATGCGGAGTTGATATCATGCATCTCAATTTGCATAAGACCTTCTCTACCCCTCATGGTGGTGGTGGCCCGGGTGCAGGCGCTGTTTGTGCGGTTAACAGGCTTCTTCCCTTCCTGCCCCGTCCAATGGTGATCAAAGATGGCGAGAGCTATAAGCTTGACTTCGATCGTCCCCAATCCCTCGGTCGGGTCCACGCCTTCTACGGTAACTATGGTGTTTTGGTGCGCACCCATAGCTATATTCGGAGTATGGGCGGTAATGGTCTCCGTTTGGCCAGTCAGCTTGCGGTACTTAATGCTAATTATATCAAGGCTGAACTGCGAGATACCTTTCATCTTGGTTACGAGACCGAGACCCTGCATGAATGTGTCTTCTCCGATGCCAATCAGGTTGAGTATGGGGTTACCACCCTTGATATGGCCAAGCGTCTGATTGACTACGGTTATCATCCACCCACGATCTACTTTCCACTCATTGTCCACGGCGCGATTATGATTGAGCCAACGGAGACAGAGTGCAAGGCAGATATTGACCTCTTTATTGGGGCAATGAAGCAGGTGGCTCAGGAGGCTATAGATGATGCAGATCTTCTCCATAGTGCCCCTGTAAATACCAAGGTGGGCCGTCTTGATGAGACCCTGGCAGCCAGAAAGCCATGCCTGCGTGGCTAG